A portion of the Streptomyces sp. NBC_01335 genome contains these proteins:
- a CDS encoding precorrin-2 C(20)-methyltransferase — translation MTGTVAANENAAHASAPARADAATGGTGRLYGVGLGPGDPELMTVRAVRAIVEADVIAFHSARHGRSIARSIAAAHIRPDHIEVPLVYPVTTETTDHPGGYRGALEDFYTEAAARLAAHLDAGRTVAVLAEGDPLFYGSYMHMHKRLADRYPAEVIPGVTSVSAAAARLGTPLVEGEEILTILPGTLPEEELTARLASTDSAVVMKLGRTFPAVRRAFEASGRLPEARYVERATMAGERTGHLAEVEPGSVPYFAVAVVPSRIDAPRPEPVPGSGEVVVVGTGPAGPLWLTPETRGALAAADAVVGYTTYLDRVPVRPGQARHGSDNKVEAERAEFALDLARRGHRVAVVSGGDPGVFAMATAVLEAASQPEYGDIPVRVLPGVTAANAAAARAGAPLGHDYATISLSDRLKPWEVIAERLRAAASADLVIALYNPGSKSRTWQVGKARDLLLEHRSPDTPVVLGRDVGGPGESVRTVRLADLDPAEVDMRTLLIIGSSQTRRVERPDGTRLVWTPRRYPEA, via the coding sequence GTGACCGGGACCGTCGCGGCGAACGAGAACGCCGCACACGCGTCCGCCCCCGCACGCGCCGACGCGGCGACCGGCGGCACGGGCCGGCTCTACGGGGTCGGCCTCGGCCCCGGCGACCCGGAGCTGATGACCGTCCGCGCGGTGCGGGCCATCGTCGAGGCGGACGTGATCGCCTTCCACAGCGCCCGGCACGGCCGCTCGATCGCCCGGTCCATCGCCGCCGCCCACATCCGCCCGGACCACATCGAGGTACCGCTGGTCTACCCGGTCACGACGGAGACCACCGACCATCCGGGCGGCTACCGGGGGGCGCTGGAGGACTTCTACACCGAGGCGGCGGCCCGGCTCGCCGCGCACCTGGACGCGGGCCGCACGGTGGCCGTCCTCGCCGAGGGCGACCCGCTCTTCTACGGCTCGTACATGCACATGCACAAGCGGCTGGCGGACCGTTACCCCGCCGAGGTCATCCCCGGGGTCACCTCGGTCAGCGCCGCCGCCGCACGGCTCGGCACCCCGCTCGTGGAGGGCGAGGAGATCCTCACCATCCTCCCCGGCACCCTGCCGGAGGAGGAGCTGACGGCCCGGCTGGCGTCGACCGACTCCGCCGTGGTGATGAAGCTCGGCCGGACCTTCCCGGCGGTGCGCCGCGCGTTCGAGGCGTCCGGGCGGCTGCCCGAGGCGCGGTACGTCGAACGCGCCACGATGGCCGGGGAGCGCACCGGCCACCTCGCGGAGGTGGAGCCCGGCTCGGTGCCGTACTTCGCGGTCGCCGTGGTGCCCAGCCGGATCGACGCCCCGCGCCCCGAGCCGGTGCCCGGCTCCGGCGAGGTCGTGGTGGTCGGCACCGGACCGGCCGGACCACTCTGGCTGACACCCGAGACGCGCGGGGCGCTGGCCGCCGCCGACGCGGTGGTCGGCTACACCACCTACCTGGACCGGGTACCGGTCCGGCCCGGCCAGGCCCGCCACGGCTCGGACAACAAGGTGGAGGCGGAGCGCGCCGAGTTCGCCCTCGACCTGGCCCGGCGCGGACACCGGGTGGCCGTCGTCTCCGGCGGCGACCCGGGCGTCTTCGCCATGGCGACGGCGGTCCTGGAAGCCGCCTCGCAACCGGAGTACGGGGACATCCCGGTACGCGTCCTGCCCGGGGTCACCGCGGCGAACGCCGCCGCCGCCCGCGCGGGCGCCCCGCTCGGCCACGACTACGCGACGATCTCCCTCTCCGACCGGCTCAAGCCCTGGGAGGTCATCGCCGAACGGCTGCGCGCCGCGGCCTCCGCCGACCTGGTGATCGCGCTCTACAACCCGGGCTCGAAGAGCCGCACCTGGCAGGTCGGCAAGGCCCGCGACCTGCTCCTCGAACACCGCTCCCCGGACACCCCGGTGGTGCTCGGCCGGGACGTCGGCGGCCCCGGGGAGAGCGTGCGTACGGTACGCCTCGCCGATCTCGACCCGGCCGAGGTCGACATGCGCACCCTCCTGATCATCGGGTCCTCACAAACCCGACGGGTGGAGCGGCCCGACGGCACCCGGCTGGTCTGGACCCCGCGCCGCTACCCGGAGGCGTAG
- a CDS encoding cobalt-precorrin-6A reductase, with product MVPIPLPDMPDDPDSPEHVLVLGGTTEARRLAEALAAEIPAGGRRPLRVTSSLAGRVARPVLPPGEVRVGGFGGTEGLAAWLREHRVDALIDATHPFAGTISFHAARAAASAHVPLLALRRPGWVAGPADDWHPAGSLEEAAALLPSLGGRVFLTTGRMGLAAFAELNELWFLMRSVDAPEPPYPARMEVLLDRGPFTLAGERELIRRYGIEVLVTKDSGGAATAPKLAAAREAGIPVVVVRRPPVPEGVPVAATPAEALTWLSACLGRG from the coding sequence ATGGTGCCGATACCGCTGCCCGACATGCCGGACGATCCTGACTCCCCGGAGCACGTCCTCGTGCTCGGCGGCACGACCGAGGCCCGCCGGCTGGCGGAGGCGCTGGCCGCGGAGATACCGGCCGGAGGGCGCAGGCCCCTGCGGGTGACGAGCTCGCTCGCCGGGCGGGTGGCCCGGCCGGTGCTGCCGCCGGGCGAGGTCCGCGTCGGCGGCTTCGGCGGTACGGAGGGGCTCGCCGCGTGGCTGCGGGAGCACCGGGTGGATGCGCTCATCGACGCCACCCATCCTTTCGCCGGAACGATCAGTTTCCACGCGGCCCGCGCCGCCGCCTCGGCCCATGTTCCCCTGCTGGCGCTCCGCCGCCCCGGCTGGGTGGCCGGCCCGGCCGACGACTGGCACCCGGCCGGCTCCCTGGAGGAGGCCGCTGCCCTGCTGCCGTCGCTCGGCGGGCGGGTCTTCCTCACCACCGGCCGGATGGGGCTGGCGGCCTTCGCGGAGTTGAACGAACTCTGGTTTCTGATGCGGTCGGTGGACGCGCCGGAGCCGCCGTACCCGGCGCGGATGGAGGTGCTCCTCGACCGGGGGCCGTTCACCCTGGCGGGCGAGCGGGAGCTGATCCGGCGGTACGGCATCGAGGTGCTGGTCACCAAGGACAGCGGGGGCGCGGCCACCGCGCCGAAGCTGGCGGCGGCCCGGGAGGCCGGGATTCCGGTGGTGGTCGTGCGGCGGCCACCGGTCCCGGAAGGGGTACCGGTGGCCGCGACCCCGGCCGAGGCCCTGACCTGGCTGAGCGCCTGCCTGGGCCGGGGGTGA
- a CDS encoding cobalt-precorrin-5B (C(1))-methyltransferase encodes MSGEAKGGREAQLKHTGLRPGWTTGACATAATTAAYTALLTGEFPDPVTITLPKGQTPAFALAVESLVDGTATAGVVKDAGDDPDVTHGALVRSTVRALPPGSGVVFRAGPGVGTVTLPGLPLDVGEPAINPVPRQLMREHVARVAAEHGGTGDVEVTLSVDDGEEIARFTWNGRLGILGGLSILGTTGVVVPYSCSAWIDSIRRGVDVALAAGQTHVAGCTGSTSEKTVVAEYGLPQIALLDMGDFAGAVLKYVRRHPVPRLTICGGFAKLSKLAAGHMDLHSARSQVDKGFLAELARAGGADEELAEAVAGANTGLAALQSCAAAGVPLGDLVAVAARDQALEVLRGAPVAVDVICVDRAGTVVGRSAVR; translated from the coding sequence ATGAGCGGTGAGGCGAAGGGCGGACGCGAGGCCCAACTCAAACACACCGGTCTGCGCCCCGGTTGGACCACCGGCGCCTGCGCGACGGCGGCGACCACCGCCGCGTACACCGCGCTGCTGACCGGGGAGTTCCCCGACCCGGTGACCATCACCCTGCCGAAGGGCCAGACCCCCGCGTTCGCGCTCGCCGTCGAGTCGCTGGTGGACGGCACCGCGACCGCCGGGGTGGTCAAGGACGCGGGCGACGACCCGGACGTGACCCACGGGGCGCTGGTCAGGTCGACGGTACGGGCGCTGCCGCCGGGCTCCGGCGTGGTGTTCCGGGCGGGCCCGGGCGTCGGCACGGTGACCCTGCCCGGGCTGCCGCTGGACGTCGGCGAACCGGCGATCAACCCGGTGCCCCGGCAGCTGATGCGCGAGCACGTGGCCCGGGTCGCGGCGGAGCACGGCGGGACCGGGGACGTGGAGGTCACCCTCTCCGTGGACGACGGCGAGGAGATCGCACGTTTCACGTGGAACGGTCGCCTCGGCATCCTCGGGGGGCTCTCCATCCTCGGCACCACCGGGGTCGTCGTGCCGTACTCCTGCTCGGCGTGGATCGACTCGATCCGGCGCGGGGTCGACGTGGCGCTGGCCGCCGGACAAACCCATGTGGCGGGGTGCACCGGCTCGACCTCGGAGAAGACGGTCGTCGCGGAGTACGGCCTGCCCCAGATCGCCCTGCTGGACATGGGCGACTTCGCGGGGGCCGTGCTCAAGTACGTACGCCGCCATCCGGTACCCCGGCTCACGATCTGCGGCGGTTTCGCCAAGCTGTCGAAGCTCGCCGCCGGGCACATGGACCTGCACTCGGCGCGCTCCCAGGTGGACAAGGGGTTTCTCGCCGAACTCGCCCGGGCGGGCGGTGCGGACGAGGAGCTGGCCGAGGCGGTGGCGGGTGCCAACACCGGACTCGCCGCACTCCAGTCGTGCGCGGCGGCCGGGGTTCCGCTGGGCGACCTGGTGGCGGTGGCCGCCCGGGACCAGGCCCTGGAGGTGCTGCGCGGGGCGCCGGTCGCGGTGGACGTGATCTGCGTCGACCGGGCCGGGACCGTGGTCGGGCGCAGCGCGGTCCGCTGA
- the cobM gene encoding precorrin-4 C(11)-methyltransferase → MTVYFIGAGPGAADLITVRGARLLAASPVCLYAGSLVPRELLADCPPEARLIDTQGLDIDQITAELVRAHTEGHDVARLHSGDPSVFSAVNEQMKRLDDAGVRYEVVPGVPAFAAAAAALKRELTVPTVGQTVILTRIAQRATAMPQGEDLATLGRSGALLVLHLAARYADRVVEELLPHYGADCPAAVVAMASRPDEIVLRGTLETIAGQVRDAGVIRTAVILVGRTLGAEQFRDSHLYSPERDRHTC, encoded by the coding sequence ATGACCGTGTACTTCATCGGCGCTGGGCCCGGCGCGGCCGACCTGATCACGGTGCGCGGTGCCCGGCTCCTCGCCGCCAGCCCGGTCTGCCTCTACGCGGGCAGCCTGGTGCCCCGCGAACTGCTCGCCGACTGCCCGCCGGAGGCCCGGCTGATCGACACCCAGGGCCTGGACATCGACCAGATCACCGCCGAACTGGTCCGCGCCCACACCGAGGGCCACGACGTCGCCCGGCTGCACTCCGGCGACCCGTCCGTGTTCAGCGCGGTCAACGAGCAGATGAAGCGGCTCGACGACGCCGGGGTTCGTTACGAAGTGGTGCCCGGGGTCCCCGCGTTCGCCGCCGCCGCCGCGGCGCTCAAGCGGGAGCTGACCGTGCCGACGGTCGGTCAGACGGTCATCCTGACCCGCATCGCCCAGCGGGCCACCGCCATGCCTCAGGGCGAGGACCTGGCCACGCTCGGCCGCAGCGGCGCCCTGCTGGTGCTCCACCTGGCCGCCCGGTACGCGGACCGGGTGGTGGAGGAGCTGCTGCCGCACTACGGGGCGGACTGCCCGGCCGCCGTGGTGGCGATGGCCTCCCGGCCCGACGAGATCGTGCTGCGCGGCACCCTGGAGACCATCGCGGGCCAGGTGAGGGACGCCGGGGTGATCCGTACGGCGGTCATCCTGGTCGGGCGCACCCTGGGCGCGGAGCAGTTCCGCGACAGCCACCTCTACTCGCCGGAGCGCGACCGCCACACCTGCTGA
- the cbiE gene encoding precorrin-6y C5,15-methyltransferase (decarboxylating) subunit CbiE, which yields MPTAPPASPDSPAPPPAVPPGLPVTVVGIGADGWAGLAEPARTALLEAGVLIGGGRQLGLLPAVCAGLRVAWPSPLRPAVAGLLAAHRGSRVAVLASGDPMFYGIGRALTEELGAGALRVLPHPSSVAYACARLGWPAEDTETVTLVGRPAARLLAALHDGRRLLVLSADATTPATVAALLTAHGFGPSRLTVLEQLGSAAEARHEGTAEGWDRPAGDPLNLVAVECRATPEALRLGLVPGLPDTAYEHDGQLTKRHVRAATLAALAPAPGELLWDIGGGSGSIAVEWMRAHPSCRAVTVERDEARAARIGRNADRLGVPGLRVVSGRAPQALAGLPVPDAVFVGGGLTAPGLIDACWDALPAGGRLVANTVTLESEALLADRYRRHGGELVRLAVAHAVPVGGFTGWRQAMPVTQWSVRKPHDSSGETS from the coding sequence GTGCCCACCGCCCCGCCCGCATCCCCCGACTCCCCCGCGCCCCCGCCCGCCGTACCCCCGGGGCTCCCGGTGACCGTGGTGGGCATCGGCGCGGACGGCTGGGCGGGCCTGGCGGAGCCCGCCCGCACCGCGCTGCTGGAGGCCGGGGTGCTGATCGGCGGCGGGCGCCAGCTCGGGCTGCTGCCCGCCGTCTGCGCGGGCCTGCGGGTGGCGTGGCCCTCGCCGCTGCGCCCCGCCGTCGCGGGTCTGCTCGCCGCCCACCGGGGCAGCCGGGTCGCGGTGCTGGCCAGCGGGGACCCGATGTTCTACGGGATCGGCCGCGCGCTCACCGAGGAGCTGGGCGCCGGGGCGCTGCGCGTGCTGCCGCATCCCTCCTCGGTGGCGTACGCCTGCGCCCGGCTCGGCTGGCCCGCCGAGGACACCGAGACCGTCACCCTGGTGGGCCGCCCCGCCGCCCGGCTGCTCGCCGCCCTGCACGACGGCCGCAGGCTGCTGGTGCTGAGCGCCGACGCCACCACCCCCGCGACGGTGGCCGCGCTGCTCACCGCGCACGGCTTCGGCCCGAGCCGGCTCACCGTCCTCGAACAGCTCGGCTCCGCCGCCGAGGCCCGCCACGAGGGAACCGCCGAGGGCTGGGACCGCCCGGCGGGCGACCCGCTGAACCTCGTCGCCGTGGAGTGCCGCGCCACCCCCGAGGCGCTCCGCCTCGGCCTCGTCCCCGGGCTGCCCGACACCGCCTACGAGCACGACGGGCAGCTCACCAAGCGCCATGTGCGGGCCGCGACGCTCGCCGCGCTGGCACCCGCGCCCGGCGAGCTCCTCTGGGACATCGGAGGCGGCTCCGGCTCGATCGCCGTCGAGTGGATGCGCGCCCACCCGTCCTGCCGGGCGGTCACCGTCGAACGCGACGAGGCGCGGGCCGCGCGGATCGGCCGCAACGCCGACCGGCTCGGCGTGCCCGGGCTGCGGGTGGTCTCCGGGCGCGCCCCGCAGGCGCTCGCCGGACTTCCGGTGCCGGACGCCGTCTTCGTCGGCGGCGGGCTGACCGCCCCCGGGCTGATCGACGCCTGCTGGGACGCGCTGCCCGCCGGGGGACGGCTGGTCGCCAACACCGTCACGCTGGAGTCGGAGGCGCTGCTCGCCGACCGCTACCGGCGCCACGGCGGCGAACTCGTCCGGCTCGCGGTGGCCCACGCCGTCCCGGTCGGTGGCTTCACCGGCTGGCGTCAGGCGATGCCCGTCACCCAGTGGTCCGTACGCAAGCCCCACGACTCCTCGGGAGAGACCTCATGA
- a CDS encoding YciI family protein: MKYLVMVQGSQADYDAMSGHGSTEGGPAWGEQDRQAMFAHMDALNKDLESSGEMLYCDGLTAPDEARFVTAGANGGPPVVADAPYDRTQVLLAGYWVLECPSLERVTEIATRVVACPQPAGAPYRAVAIRPIGEAPEGD, from the coding sequence ATGAAGTACCTGGTGATGGTGCAGGGCTCGCAGGCCGACTACGACGCGATGTCCGGCCACGGGTCCACCGAGGGCGGCCCGGCGTGGGGCGAACAGGACCGGCAGGCGATGTTCGCGCACATGGACGCGCTCAACAAGGACCTGGAGTCGTCCGGCGAGATGCTCTACTGCGACGGCCTCACCGCCCCGGACGAGGCACGGTTCGTCACGGCGGGGGCGAACGGCGGCCCCCCGGTCGTCGCCGACGCCCCGTACGACCGGACGCAGGTGCTGCTCGCCGGGTACTGGGTGCTGGAGTGCCCGAGCCTGGAGCGGGTCACCGAGATCGCCACCCGGGTCGTCGCCTGCCCGCAGCCCGCGGGCGCCCCGTACCGCGCGGTGGCCATCCGCCCGATCGGCGAGGCCCCGGAAGGGGACTGA
- a CDS encoding HhH-GPD-type base excision DNA repair protein: MTTSRKSAGETGGNGTSGGNGTSGGDGAPTLRIAQQPEADELLARSPLAALVGMLLDQQVPMEWAFTGPHSLALRMGSDDLDAREIAGYSPEAFTALFTDKPALHRYPGSMAKRVQQLCQYLVAEYDGDARAVWADAATGAELLARLKALPGFGTQKAQIFLALLGKQFGVRPPGWREAAQAYGEQGGHRSVADITGPESLAEVRAFKQRAKAEAKAAASAKAAEAASAEKAAR; this comes from the coding sequence ATGACGACGAGCAGGAAGAGCGCCGGGGAGACCGGCGGGAACGGCACGTCCGGCGGGAACGGCACGTCCGGCGGGGACGGCGCCCCCACCCTTCGGATCGCGCAGCAGCCGGAGGCGGACGAGTTGCTGGCCCGCAGCCCGCTGGCCGCCCTGGTCGGCATGCTGCTCGACCAGCAGGTCCCCATGGAGTGGGCCTTCACCGGACCGCACTCGCTGGCCCTGCGGATGGGCTCGGACGACCTGGACGCCCGGGAGATCGCCGGTTACTCCCCCGAGGCGTTCACCGCGCTCTTCACCGACAAACCGGCCCTGCACCGCTACCCCGGCTCCATGGCGAAGCGGGTGCAGCAGCTGTGCCAGTACCTCGTGGCGGAGTACGACGGCGACGCGCGCGCGGTCTGGGCCGACGCCGCCACCGGCGCGGAGCTGCTGGCCCGGCTGAAGGCGCTGCCCGGCTTCGGCACCCAGAAGGCGCAGATCTTCCTGGCGCTGCTGGGCAAGCAGTTCGGCGTACGACCGCCCGGCTGGCGGGAGGCGGCGCAGGCGTACGGGGAGCAGGGCGGGCACCGCTCGGTCGCCGACATCACCGGCCCCGAGTCGCTCGCCGAGGTCCGCGCGTTCAAGCAGCGGGCGAAGGCGGAGGCCAAGGCGGCGGCCTCGGCGAAGGCGGCCGAGGCGGCGTCCGCCGAGAAGGCCGCCCGGTGA
- a CDS encoding M28 family metallopeptidase: MNAPARTRTPHRHRRRTLPFLAAAALLPPLLLGAAAPPPAAEPDPAREAARLSRELVAASSATGAYRHLRRFQEAADAAGGNRAAGSAGHDASAAYVLQQLRRAGYDALYASFPFTWTETLAEKLAVVAPEPRDAEVEAMTYTASTEEGGLTAELVRVPVDPTTGCEAADYARTEVTGRIALIVRGGCSFLQKQAAAAEAGAAGALISNNLDGKLTGTLGDPAAVRIPTGGISRAEGDALAAALDGDKKVTVTLELRERQEKRTTRNVVAQTPGGDPAHTVMLGAHLDSVAEGPGINDNGSGSAGLLEVALRLAATHRTPANAVRFAWWSAEENGLVGSDAYVAGLTPAQRRQIALYLNFDMIASPNGVQFVFDGDDSEATGSGPGPAGSAQLERGITEFLDRRRTPYESTDFTGRSDYGPFIEAGIPAGGTDTGAEGIKSAAQAGKFGGTEGIAYDPCYHAACDTLDNTDPAAFETNIDVIADAVGTYAQDLRSLTDPVPAAAGTDRHGNGRLRTGHGRDRA; this comes from the coding sequence GTGAACGCCCCCGCGCGCACCCGCACACCTCACCGGCACCGCCGCCGCACGCTCCCGTTCCTCGCCGCCGCCGCGCTGCTCCCTCCGCTGCTGCTGGGCGCGGCGGCCCCGCCGCCCGCCGCGGAACCGGACCCGGCGCGGGAGGCCGCCCGGCTCTCCCGGGAGCTCGTCGCGGCCTCCTCCGCCACCGGCGCGTACCGGCATCTGCGCCGCTTCCAGGAGGCGGCCGACGCGGCGGGCGGGAACCGGGCCGCCGGATCGGCGGGCCACGACGCCTCGGCCGCGTACGTCCTCCAGCAGCTCCGCCGGGCCGGTTACGACGCCCTGTACGCGTCCTTCCCGTTCACCTGGACCGAGACCCTCGCCGAGAAGCTGGCCGTGGTCGCGCCGGAGCCCCGGGACGCCGAGGTGGAGGCGATGACGTACACCGCGTCGACCGAGGAGGGCGGGCTCACCGCCGAGCTGGTCCGGGTCCCGGTGGACCCGACCACCGGCTGCGAGGCGGCCGACTACGCCAGGACCGAGGTCACCGGGCGGATCGCGCTGATCGTCCGGGGCGGCTGCTCCTTCCTGCAGAAGCAGGCGGCCGCGGCCGAGGCGGGCGCGGCCGGCGCGCTGATCTCCAACAACCTGGACGGCAAGCTCACCGGCACCCTCGGCGACCCCGCAGCCGTCCGCATCCCCACCGGGGGCATCAGCCGCGCCGAGGGCGACGCGCTGGCCGCCGCGCTGGACGGCGACAAGAAGGTGACCGTGACCCTCGAACTCCGCGAGCGCCAGGAGAAGCGCACCACCCGCAACGTCGTCGCCCAGACCCCGGGCGGCGACCCCGCGCACACCGTCATGCTCGGCGCGCACCTGGACTCCGTCGCCGAGGGGCCGGGCATCAACGACAACGGCTCCGGCTCGGCCGGGCTCCTCGAAGTCGCCCTGCGGCTCGCGGCGACGCACCGCACCCCGGCGAACGCCGTCCGGTTCGCCTGGTGGTCGGCCGAGGAGAACGGACTCGTCGGCTCGGACGCGTACGTCGCCGGGCTGACCCCCGCTCAGCGCCGGCAGATCGCCCTGTACCTCAACTTCGACATGATCGCCTCCCCCAACGGCGTCCAGTTCGTCTTCGACGGCGACGACTCCGAGGCCACCGGATCGGGCCCGGGCCCGGCCGGCTCCGCCCAACTGGAGCGCGGGATCACCGAGTTCCTCGACCGCCGGAGGACCCCGTACGAGAGCACCGACTTCACCGGGCGGTCCGACTACGGACCGTTCATCGAGGCCGGCATCCCGGCGGGCGGTACGGACACCGGGGCCGAGGGGATCAAGTCGGCGGCACAGGCGGGGAAGTTCGGCGGCACGGAGGGGATCGCGTACGACCCCTGCTACCACGCGGCCTGCGACACCCTCGACAACACCGACCCGGCCGCCTTCGAGACCAACATCGACGTGATCGCGGACGCGGTCGGCACCTACGCCCAGGACCTGCGGTCGCTCACCGACCCGGTCCCGGCGGCGGCGGGCACGGACCGTCACGGAAACGGCCGACTCCGCACCGGCCACGGCCGTGACAGGGCGTGA
- a CDS encoding type II toxin-antitoxin system VapB family antitoxin, with product MIFKRIGNGRPYPDHGRESTRQWADVAPRPVRLDQLVTTKGELDLETLLAEDSTFYGDLFAHVVKWQGDLYLEDGLHRAVRAALQQRQVLHARVLELG from the coding sequence GTGATCTTCAAGCGCATCGGAAATGGGCGGCCATACCCCGACCACGGCCGGGAAAGCACCCGCCAGTGGGCCGACGTCGCGCCGCGCCCGGTTCGCCTGGACCAGCTCGTGACCACGAAGGGCGAGCTGGACCTGGAAACGCTTCTGGCCGAGGACTCCACCTTCTACGGCGACCTCTTCGCGCACGTCGTGAAGTGGCAGGGCGACCTCTACCTGGAGGACGGGCTGCACCGCGCGGTCCGCGCCGCGCTCCAGCAGCGCCAGGTACTCCACGCCCGCGTGCTCGAACTCGGCTGA
- a CDS encoding LytR C-terminal domain-containing protein: MGGKYRITGNAYPRMRRPRRRRRLVLAVVASLVALGMAGWGTLQLIDVYSGGDTKAQAAADHKRECAPVTKQAVAVKPLPAPNRITVNVYNATPRSGLAKSAADELKKRGFKIGEVGNAPAAYDKKVPGTGLLLGPPTAADSAFPVLETQLPGIARKTEAREDAEVDLILGTRFTAFSTPQAAAAALTALTKPAPAPSAC, from the coding sequence ATGGGCGGAAAGTACCGCATCACGGGTAACGCCTATCCCCGGATGCGCCGTCCCCGTCGCCGCCGCAGGCTCGTCCTCGCCGTCGTCGCCTCCCTCGTGGCCCTCGGGATGGCCGGCTGGGGCACGCTGCAGCTCATCGACGTCTACTCGGGCGGCGACACCAAGGCGCAGGCGGCGGCCGACCACAAGCGGGAGTGCGCGCCCGTCACGAAGCAGGCGGTGGCCGTGAAGCCGCTGCCCGCGCCGAACCGGATCACGGTGAACGTCTACAACGCGACCCCGCGCAGCGGTCTCGCCAAGTCCGCCGCCGACGAGCTGAAGAAGCGCGGGTTCAAGATCGGCGAGGTGGGCAACGCCCCCGCCGCGTACGACAAGAAGGTCCCCGGTACCGGTCTGCTGCTCGGCCCGCCGACCGCCGCCGACAGCGCGTTCCCGGTCCTGGAGACCCAGCTGCCGGGCATCGCCCGGAAGACCGAGGCCCGCGAGGACGCCGAGGTGGACCTGATCCTGGGCACCCGGTTCACGGCGTTCAGCACCCCGCAGGCGGCGGCCGCCGCGCTGACGGCGCTGACGAAGCCCGCCCCCGCTCCCTCCGCCTGCTGA
- the upp gene encoding uracil phosphoribosyltransferase — MRIHVVDHPLVAHKLTTLRDKRTDSPTFRRLADELVTLLAYEATRDVRTELVDIETPVARTAGVKLSYPRPLVVPILRAGLGMLDGMVRLLPTAEVGFLGMIRNEETLQAETYATRMPEDLSGRQVYVLDPMLATGGTLVAAIRELIKRGADDVTAVVLLAAPEGVEIMERELADAPVTVVTASVDERLNESGYIVPGLGDAGDRMYGTAD, encoded by the coding sequence ATGCGGATCCATGTCGTCGACCACCCACTGGTGGCGCACAAACTCACCACCCTGCGCGACAAGCGCACCGACTCCCCGACCTTCCGCCGGCTCGCCGACGAGCTGGTCACCCTGCTCGCCTACGAGGCGACCCGGGACGTGCGTACCGAACTGGTCGACATCGAGACCCCGGTCGCGCGGACGGCGGGCGTGAAGCTGTCGTACCCCCGGCCCCTCGTCGTACCGATCCTGCGCGCCGGTCTCGGCATGCTGGACGGCATGGTGCGGCTGCTGCCGACGGCGGAGGTCGGTTTCCTCGGCATGATCCGCAACGAGGAGACGCTCCAGGCCGAGACGTACGCGACCCGCATGCCGGAGGACCTCTCCGGCCGCCAGGTCTACGTCCTCGACCCGATGCTGGCGACCGGCGGCACGCTCGTCGCCGCGATCCGCGAGCTCATCAAGCGGGGCGCCGACGACGTCACCGCCGTCGTGCTGCTGGCGGCGCCGGAGGGCGTCGAGATCATGGAGCGCGAGCTGGCGGACGCCCCGGTCACCGTGGTCACCGCCTCGGTGGACGAGCGGCTCAACGAGAGCGGCTACATCGTCCCGGGTCTGGGCGACGCGGGCGACCGGATGTACGGCACGGCCGACTAG
- a CDS encoding tRNA adenosine deaminase-associated protein — protein MYFAALLARTEDGWEASDTELDDVEALSDLTDLARDASVDEDTVLVYIEQEDAWFGVVRVDGEEDPRIYVSDAAAAARSSYGEILLTDELLGREPGAEDEIAALEELVGLDGDEAEDPEFGPGDEDGATGRRPAAVEADDDPEAVPAGPIGDASILADLGLSEQALLTLRTDALAEIADALGADEVLESVR, from the coding sequence GTGTACTTCGCCGCACTGCTCGCGCGCACCGAAGACGGGTGGGAAGCGAGCGATACGGAGCTCGACGATGTGGAGGCCCTGTCCGACCTGACGGATCTGGCACGGGACGCCTCGGTGGACGAGGACACGGTCCTCGTCTACATCGAGCAGGAGGACGCGTGGTTCGGCGTCGTCCGCGTGGACGGTGAGGAGGACCCCCGGATCTACGTCTCGGACGCCGCCGCCGCCGCCCGTTCCTCGTACGGGGAGATCCTGCTCACCGACGAACTGCTCGGCCGCGAACCGGGGGCCGAGGACGAGATCGCCGCTCTGGAGGAACTCGTCGGCCTCGACGGCGACGAGGCCGAGGATCCGGAGTTCGGCCCCGGAGACGAAGACGGCGCCACCGGCCGGCGGCCCGCGGCCGTCGAAGCGGACGACGACCCGGAAGCCGTACCGGCGGGACCGATCGGGGACGCCTCGATCCTCGCCGACCTCGGCCTCTCCGAGCAGGCGCTGCTGACCCTGCGGACCGACGCGCTGGCGGAGATCGCCGACGCGCTGGGAGCGGACGAAGTACTGGAGAGCGTCCGCTAA